The following are encoded in a window of Armatimonas rosea genomic DNA:
- a CDS encoding Ig-like domain-containing protein, translated as MRYRVGAVLPLVFLAGCGGVSAPLSDAATGRGKIAFTIVWPQPTASRLIPLAANSIKVELSGPTPDVKVIARPPAGTTTTDVSFPSQVVGDYTIVASAYPTSDGTGTAQALGVASVTVTKDQVVDARLTMASTIVAARISPTSGTVKEGETLSLTGSGQDATGAAVVTANEKWTWTSSNPAAATVSATGNPATVTGVLAGSTVITGRELESGKSRTATVTVLPGVGNLELTVK; from the coding sequence ATGAGATATCGTGTTGGAGCAGTTCTGCCCCTGGTTTTTCTCGCAGGCTGTGGTGGCGTCAGTGCCCCCCTATCAGATGCCGCTACGGGGCGTGGCAAGATTGCCTTTACCATTGTCTGGCCGCAGCCGACGGCCTCCCGCTTGATCCCTCTGGCCGCCAATAGCATCAAAGTGGAGCTCAGTGGCCCGACCCCGGATGTCAAGGTGATCGCACGGCCCCCCGCCGGCACCACGACAACCGATGTCTCGTTCCCCAGCCAAGTGGTGGGGGACTATACCATCGTCGCCTCTGCCTATCCGACCAGCGACGGAACGGGTACGGCACAAGCGCTGGGTGTGGCCAGTGTCACCGTAACCAAGGACCAGGTGGTGGATGCCCGGCTGACCATGGCGAGCACGATTGTTGCCGCGCGGATTAGCCCGACTTCGGGGACGGTTAAAGAGGGCGAGACGCTCTCCCTGACCGGCAGCGGCCAAGACGCGACCGGGGCTGCAGTCGTGACGGCCAATGAAAAGTGGACCTGGACTAGTAGCAACCCGGCGGCGGCGACCGTGAGCGCGACGGGTAACCCCGCGACGGTCACCGGGGTCCTTGCAGGGAGCACGGTGATCACGGGCCGCGAGCTAGAGTCGGGCAAGAGCAGGACGGCGACTGTGACGGTCCTCCCCGGGGTCGGTAACCTGGAACTGACGGTGAAGTAA
- a CDS encoding DUF4132 domain-containing protein — protein MLAPQVAQERLKTFATESQESRTARILGLPKPLQGVAFLAVRCEPDGTPRTIGWEATPKIGLALDSLTEPERLRVFTALLPGVAAHLPELWRLLKTLPYQSGYARKGFRAPNNLEASQRQRAEKFLLLLDALWPYAHQDSAWVAAWAPYLSAYATQDALGLLLAAALNRGDTAVFSVLRDSLHNEHEIGAMGRHVTKAFLSASHPEGWELCERLLLTAQRQEGLRQVLFESADEAHPEAFRRLLRLVIEHDLTRFSSLVRALDVWLGFGLESYQEREVKRLIGLLLDHLDDPTLRARSLETGDTQAACVALWTAGFDDAERAIALCAALQSDPREDRRIVACFLLRLFQLPQASLALVPFLDDPSLKVVAAAHENFEPLASTCPDLFERLERNLPRLPEHATVYSSPLGEWHRLTLQRSDLADMLPRVRGERPWARVLAHLPALGQHGQYVLLDLLDKEPTITPEQRGAVLSLVGGGSQWVRERALAVLEKTALTAADAAPLEALLTRKTEALRRGVQKALLTLPDPDALASAERLTRAKSPEQRRAGLDLAAQLVAQKRAVAGSQQLAIEYREARQGKALDSQEESLLHQIAQSEAVVPQIDDALGLLRPEGRAAPRVPALKPGPFVSEATRALVLGLRDTVLPHLSREIEVEVLQNQWDLGTVETRVVGTHTVLLGQANLPLPDPKLSREQNLARLPLAEVWTSFYENRPKAQRDPDGFELWRALVAVECVYHFRSTPRGSYHFPPEANPQKLYTQLIKPEETIENRLLITLLSWLLYLYPTGENTVEFLLDAVETELATPSLETRPTRTNAPRPYEGERAAWRFDWNFWWFWQHRIPQSQQLYADQWTRERWQRYWGLLRWSEQPIVAEKRPSLLGRLKAALQPSEKPEMEFARAIPAWSSTRAAFEAGVATEDDLIAVLLARYAPLKNVRTYHGEFRELGGLSGRKASFQPELIQRLRERILEVELARGEAETAATLPALSLRYVGGAAVLVRVLKAFPRESFVRGYLWRGQQNRSAVFSHLCRATYPGPDDRPEQLQELGEKRLIEVAVYAPQWAALVEQALGWDGLAEAVWWLHAHTKDRQWSVDQELRQEWAAQIAGYTPLIADDLTDGAVDVAWFQRVFAQLGEARWRKLDDAAKLASSAGGHTRARLFADTMRGQVTVSELVDRVQQKRHQDAARALGLVPLLDQSDLLTRYEVLQEFLRGTKAFGAQRQESEKRATTIALENLARTAGYPDPVRLEWAMEARSLEDLQGGSLTVESGEFSVTLALNALGEPELLASKRGKPLKELPPVAKKLPELAALVERRKKLLQQLTRMRSSLEQAMVRGDGFAAHELQTLLQHPLLAPLLRSLVFVGTDCRLVWGEALPHTGEWRIAHPVDLAQTGEWHTWQAACFAQERVQPFKQLFRELYVLTDAEKTERGDGSVRYQGHQVQTRQALALLGKRGWLTGHDGESAPRKTFHTANLSVEVELDDLWGTPGEVEGLTIDTVRFTQKNQWQALPLDQVEPRLFSEAMRDLDLVVSVAPVGGVDPEASLSTVAMRAALVTEAARLLRLSNVRVETNHVLIDGSLGQYSVHLGSASVHRLPGGFVCIVPVQNQQRGRLFLPFVDSDPRTAEVVSKVLLLARDQEIRDPSILEQLLPRR, from the coding sequence GCGCCTGCGGGTCTTTACGGCGCTCCTTCCAGGGGTCGCGGCTCATCTACCGGAGCTCTGGCGGCTCCTGAAGACCCTGCCTTACCAGAGCGGCTATGCCCGCAAGGGCTTTCGCGCGCCGAACAACCTAGAGGCAAGCCAGCGGCAGCGTGCAGAGAAGTTCCTCCTCCTGCTCGACGCGCTCTGGCCCTATGCCCACCAAGACAGCGCCTGGGTCGCGGCGTGGGCACCGTATCTCTCGGCCTATGCCACCCAAGACGCCCTTGGGCTCCTGCTGGCCGCGGCCCTGAACCGGGGCGATACGGCGGTCTTCTCCGTCCTGCGGGACTCGCTCCACAACGAGCACGAAATCGGCGCGATGGGTCGGCATGTGACCAAGGCCTTCCTGAGCGCGAGCCACCCCGAGGGCTGGGAGCTCTGTGAGCGGCTCTTGCTGACCGCGCAGCGCCAAGAGGGACTGCGGCAGGTGCTCTTTGAGTCCGCCGACGAGGCCCACCCGGAGGCCTTCCGACGCCTGCTCCGGCTGGTGATCGAGCACGACCTCACGCGGTTTTCGTCGCTGGTACGTGCCCTGGATGTCTGGCTGGGCTTTGGGCTGGAGTCCTACCAAGAGCGCGAGGTCAAGCGCCTGATCGGGCTACTCCTGGACCACCTGGACGATCCCACGCTTCGGGCGCGCTCGCTGGAGACGGGCGACACGCAGGCGGCGTGTGTGGCGCTCTGGACCGCGGGCTTCGACGATGCCGAGCGCGCGATTGCTCTCTGTGCGGCGCTCCAAAGCGATCCGCGTGAGGACCGCCGGATTGTCGCCTGCTTTCTGCTGCGACTCTTCCAGCTCCCTCAGGCAAGCCTCGCGCTGGTGCCGTTTCTCGACGATCCCTCCCTGAAAGTGGTGGCGGCCGCCCATGAAAATTTTGAGCCCTTGGCCTCCACGTGTCCTGATCTTTTTGAGCGTCTGGAGCGCAATCTCCCGCGCCTCCCGGAGCACGCGACGGTCTATAGCTCCCCACTGGGAGAGTGGCACCGGCTCACGCTCCAGCGCTCCGACCTGGCCGACATGCTCCCCCGTGTGCGCGGTGAGCGTCCCTGGGCACGGGTCCTCGCGCACCTGCCTGCGCTGGGCCAGCATGGGCAGTATGTTCTCCTAGACCTGCTCGATAAAGAGCCCACCATCACGCCAGAGCAACGCGGGGCAGTCCTGAGCCTGGTCGGAGGCGGCTCGCAGTGGGTACGTGAGCGTGCCCTTGCGGTGCTCGAAAAGACCGCCCTGACCGCCGCCGACGCTGCGCCCCTAGAGGCGCTTCTCACCCGAAAGACCGAGGCACTTCGTCGTGGCGTCCAGAAAGCCCTCCTCACCCTCCCCGACCCCGATGCCCTTGCCAGCGCCGAGCGCCTGACCCGCGCCAAGTCCCCCGAGCAGCGGCGCGCCGGGCTCGATCTGGCCGCGCAGCTGGTCGCCCAGAAGCGTGCCGTGGCCGGGAGCCAGCAGCTCGCCATTGAGTACCGTGAGGCGCGTCAAGGCAAGGCACTCGATAGCCAGGAAGAGAGTCTCCTGCACCAGATCGCCCAGAGCGAGGCCGTGGTGCCACAGATCGACGATGCCCTGGGCCTGCTCCGCCCCGAGGGCCGCGCTGCCCCACGAGTCCCCGCCCTCAAACCCGGCCCCTTTGTCTCCGAGGCAACCCGGGCGCTGGTGCTGGGCCTCCGCGACACGGTCCTCCCCCACCTGAGCCGCGAGATCGAGGTCGAGGTTCTGCAAAACCAGTGGGACCTGGGAACCGTCGAGACCCGCGTTGTGGGGACGCACACGGTCTTACTGGGCCAGGCCAACCTCCCCCTCCCGGACCCCAAACTCTCGCGTGAGCAGAACCTAGCCCGCCTCCCCCTCGCCGAGGTCTGGACAAGCTTCTACGAAAATCGCCCCAAGGCCCAGCGCGACCCCGATGGCTTTGAGCTCTGGCGCGCCCTGGTCGCCGTGGAGTGTGTCTACCACTTTCGTAGTACCCCGCGTGGCTCCTACCACTTCCCCCCCGAGGCCAATCCGCAAAAGCTCTACACCCAGCTGATCAAGCCGGAAGAAACAATCGAAAACCGCCTCTTAATCACTCTGCTTAGCTGGCTCCTCTATCTCTACCCCACCGGCGAAAACACCGTGGAGTTTCTCCTGGACGCGGTCGAGACCGAGCTTGCCACGCCGTCGTTGGAGACCCGCCCCACTCGTACCAATGCGCCCCGTCCCTATGAAGGAGAGCGTGCCGCGTGGCGTTTTGATTGGAATTTTTGGTGGTTCTGGCAACACCGCATCCCGCAAAGCCAGCAGCTCTACGCCGACCAGTGGACCCGCGAGCGCTGGCAGCGCTACTGGGGCCTGCTCCGCTGGAGCGAGCAGCCCATCGTCGCGGAGAAGCGCCCCTCGCTCCTGGGACGACTCAAGGCGGCTCTCCAGCCCAGCGAGAAGCCCGAGATGGAGTTTGCCCGCGCGATCCCCGCCTGGAGCTCGACCCGCGCGGCGTTCGAGGCAGGAGTCGCCACTGAGGACGACCTGATCGCGGTTCTTCTGGCACGCTATGCGCCGCTGAAAAATGTCCGAACCTACCACGGGGAGTTTCGTGAGCTAGGTGGGCTCAGCGGACGGAAGGCATCGTTTCAGCCGGAGCTGATCCAGCGCCTTCGTGAGCGTATTCTCGAGGTCGAGCTCGCACGAGGCGAGGCGGAGACGGCGGCGACCCTCCCCGCCCTCAGCCTGCGCTATGTCGGGGGGGCCGCTGTCCTCGTGCGCGTCCTCAAGGCCTTCCCGCGCGAGAGCTTTGTGCGTGGCTACCTCTGGCGCGGCCAGCAGAACCGCTCCGCCGTGTTCTCGCACCTGTGCCGCGCGACCTATCCCGGCCCCGACGATCGCCCTGAGCAGCTTCAGGAACTCGGGGAGAAGCGGCTGATCGAGGTGGCGGTCTATGCGCCGCAGTGGGCCGCGCTCGTGGAGCAGGCCCTGGGCTGGGACGGTCTTGCCGAGGCGGTCTGGTGGCTCCATGCCCACACCAAAGACCGCCAGTGGAGTGTCGATCAGGAGCTTCGTCAGGAGTGGGCCGCCCAGATCGCAGGCTACACACCGCTCATCGCCGACGATCTCACCGACGGGGCGGTCGATGTGGCGTGGTTCCAGCGGGTCTTTGCCCAGCTTGGGGAGGCACGCTGGAGAAAGCTGGATGACGCCGCCAAGCTGGCCTCGTCGGCGGGGGGCCACACCCGTGCCCGCCTCTTCGCCGATACCATGCGCGGCCAGGTCACCGTGAGCGAGCTCGTCGATCGTGTCCAGCAAAAACGCCACCAAGACGCCGCACGGGCACTCGGGCTGGTGCCCCTTCTCGATCAGAGCGACCTCCTGACACGCTACGAGGTGCTCCAGGAGTTCCTGCGCGGCACCAAGGCGTTTGGGGCGCAGCGCCAGGAGTCCGAGAAGCGCGCCACGACAATCGCCCTGGAGAACCTCGCCCGCACCGCCGGCTACCCCGACCCCGTGCGCCTGGAGTGGGCGATGGAGGCACGATCTCTGGAAGATCTGCAGGGGGGCTCCCTTACGGTAGAGAGCGGGGAGTTCTCGGTGACCCTGGCCCTCAATGCCCTGGGCGAGCCCGAGCTCCTGGCAAGCAAGCGAGGCAAGCCCCTCAAGGAGCTCCCCCCCGTGGCCAAGAAGCTCCCCGAGCTCGCGGCGCTGGTGGAGCGGCGCAAGAAGCTCCTGCAGCAGCTCACGCGGATGCGAAGCTCTTTGGAGCAAGCGATGGTGCGTGGGGATGGATTCGCGGCCCACGAGCTTCAGACCCTGCTCCAGCACCCGCTTCTTGCGCCACTCCTTCGCTCGCTGGTTTTTGTGGGCACCGACTGTCGTCTTGTCTGGGGAGAGGCGCTCCCCCATACGGGAGAGTGGCGGATCGCCCACCCGGTTGACCTAGCGCAAACAGGCGAGTGGCACACCTGGCAGGCAGCGTGCTTCGCCCAGGAGCGTGTCCAGCCCTTCAAGCAGCTCTTCCGGGAGCTCTATGTCCTGACCGATGCCGAGAAAACGGAGCGCGGCGATGGCTCGGTGCGCTACCAAGGGCACCAGGTCCAGACCCGACAGGCCCTTGCTCTCCTCGGAAAACGCGGCTGGCTCACGGGCCACGACGGCGAGAGCGCCCCGCGCAAGACCTTCCACACCGCCAATCTCTCGGTGGAGGTGGAGCTCGACGACCTCTGGGGGACACCGGGTGAGGTGGAGGGGCTGACGATCGACACGGTGCGTTTTACCCAAAAGAACCAGTGGCAGGCGCTCCCCCTTGATCAGGTCGAGCCTCGACTCTTCTCTGAGGCGATGCGCGATCTCGACTTAGTGGTGTCTGTGGCCCCTGTGGGGGGTGTCGATCCCGAGGCGAGCCTCTCGACCGTGGCGATGCGCGCCGCGCTGGTGACCGAGGCGGCACGGCTCTTGAGGCTAAGCAATGTCCGGGTGGAGACAAACCATGTCCTGATCGACGGGAGCTTAGGGCAGTACTCGGTGCACCTGGGGAGCGCGAGTGTCCATCGCTTACCGGGTGGGTTTGTCTGTATTGTGCCGGTGCAGAACCAGCAGCGCGGGCGGCTCTTCCTGCCGTTCGTGGACAGCGATCCACGAACGGCAGAGGTTGTCTCCAAGGTCCTGCTGCTTGCCCGAGATCAAGAGATTCGCGATCCCTCGATCCTGGAGCAGCTCCTGCCCCGGCGCTAG